GCAATTACAGAAGCGAAGACAGTGGGGAGGGGGTAGGTTTTTTTGTCTCTTAAGGGAATGTTCCTTGTGTGAAaattctcctccccctccccgcccccacctCTTCCACcctgtccttcctctcctcaAACACGCCCATAGTGTGGCGCATCAACATTCCACGGCATCATCCATCTGTGTCAACATTCCACGACATCATATCTCTGCGCCACAGGCAAGCAAGGACCCTTGGGCCTAAAGAAGCAGGTGGCTGACACCCGCCTGAAATAAAGTGTAAATACTGAAGGGAGGGTTAGCCGCGGAGCAAAAGCTAAACCTGGCTGTCGGGCGGTCTCTTGCTTTGTCTTTAGTGAGAGAAAAAGTGCacgtcagattttttttttttaagaaattgaCAATCGAAACATCATGAGACAGCTAGcagaaaacactgcattatCTTCAACTGGCCAGATTGATCTTATTTTAACTCAGGTAGCGTTGGGCAAGCCCAAGGCTAATGGAAGCATGGCAAAAAGAACCAGGCTGTGAGAACCAAAAAAGCTAAATGCTTGAAAGAAACACTCCAGCTCCAACCAGGAGAAAACGCCATGAACCATGTAGATGAAACCTCATTTCCGCCTCATATAAAACTGCACATTCTCTCCTGACTGAAGCTACTGGCTCTAGAGAGGAATCAGCTCACTcttaccaaagaaaaaaaaaaacaacaaatgtgtcTTGATGGAGTGTAAACTGTTGCTGTAACATTGTTCATATAACAGTTTCTGCTGAACCAGGGCTTTAAATCAgtgactttttgttttgtttaaaattgcaCAGTTAAGCATCTCAAactttcaaacagcaaaacacattgtaCAATGGAGCTGGTAGGTAGTGGGTGTCCCACGTGAgttgaagtgtgtgtgtcaaACCTCATAATTTAGGAAAGTCTCTGCTCTGTTTTACCCACTGAACACAGCCCTGGCGTTAAGAAGTACAAAAGATTCAAAATTACCCGGAGTCCCGTATAGTGATTTGCCTTTGTGACGCAATGGGCCAACTGCGCCTTCTACTGGACACAGTACACACAGCACCATTTACAGCTGTAGGGCAGATATTATAATCATTGGCACGGTACTCGTCTGAGGCAAAAAGGTCAAAACTCAGACACATTTTCACTCTGGTCAAGAGTGCTTCTCAGTAAAATTTCTTATCTACatgtatgcttttgttttctctttcaatCAGCTggccagcttttttttttaatcagcttACTTATTTGCCTTCGCCAGCTGTCTTTCGTCAAACATAAATGTAGTGACTGACGACGTTTTGCACACGAGAAGCTCTGCTGTGTTGATCCACTCCAGCTAAGTGAGGCTACACAGGACCAAAACACAGCGCTGGTCAGCTGGGTGCAGTGCGTGAAATAATCCACCAGGGGGCGCCTGGGGCTTACGAAGAAGGAATGAGTGTAACAGCTGGTTGGTCAACTGAAGGGAAAACTCTAAGAAGACACCTGCAAGGAAATCACGGCAACCAAAGAAGCCAAAGGCAAAGGGGTCTGTTCTTGCATGACCGAGGCTAAGCAGAGGCACACAACCGCATACTTTTCCCTGGATTATTTTGCGTGCAACACAATAGTCGTTTTGTCcacatatttttctgttcctGAGGGAACTCTGCTGCCTTCGGTTTATTCTATCTGGACGAAAATGCAGATAGCGTTTTTCTTCTTTGCCAGTTGGCTGTACCTAGCTCATCCCTTTTCCTGACTGACCAGAGAGAGCTCTTTCTATTGGCTCGTGAATTTCTCACAGGTGTCCCCTCAGTTGGTCATAGCTGGTCTCCCAAAATCCCTGGTTACCCTGTGCCCTGCCTCAAACCCCTCTGTGTGTACCAGCGGGCCTCCCTGCTAAAACCCGGGTTTGGGTGGCGTTCTGAGGGATGGTCTCTCCTGTGAGGTCACTCGGTTAGCTCTGGCTAAAGTCTGCAAGCCGCCAGCCTGCTCACAGAGCTGGGGGGGGCCATGTGATATTTCAAGCAGCATTCCTCCAATGAACTACTTCCCGCCGCAGGCGTGGATTGTCGGTTGTGAAACAGCGCCATGGTTTAGGCACCGTGACAACAAagcagcaaaaggaaaaaaaacatatcttgGTGATGATAATCAAGCTCTTCACCCGGCGAAGCTGTCAGACTCGGGGACGAGCATCAGTTCTTCCCTCTGTCCGTCCGCTGGTCCACGGTGCGTAGCCAGAGGCTTGGAATTGTGCCacagcgccgccctgctggccgTGAAAGGAAGCGCAGTCCCCCAAACTCACGGAAAGCCAGGCTTGACATTGTCTTCGCTCACGTCTTCAAACCGCAGCGGACggctgatcccccccccccgcctttcGCCGAGAGAATCGTTCGAAGATCACGGCGTCATCCCACAGTCGCCCAACGGTGTTCACAGTGCCTAACAGTGCAGAAGGCCTTGTTGTAGTCTCTACCGCTAACGAAGCAACCAATCAGAGTGAGTCCCCTGCATCTGCATTTCTGCACCAGATCACAGAACAGGTAGGCAGTCAGCACAGCTCAAACAGAAGCTCCAAATGGACTGGGGTTTGGACAGGGTGCTCAGCTGTAGATAACCtttataaatgtacacatttctCCATATACTAAAGAGAgatagagcgagagagaaagagcgagagactGGTCCGAGATGAGTAGTGCAGgacttgttttttcccctcaggccaaagaaataaaactagCATTTATGGTCTAATGGCAGTCCTCACACCCCTTCCCCAATGCAGGTACTCAGAAACTAAAGGCTAGTTCTGAGACTTCCCATAATGCTCTGCTTCAAATTATTTCCAATGACATTCCACCTCTCAGTTGCCCTTTACTTTACAGCTCAGGGATAAGGTGTAGCATTGCGATGTTAAGCTACGATTACCTGCAGTTCCCATGCAGCATGTCGCTCGTTGCATAGGAGCAATGTGACAGTGAGCACACAGGAATAACACAACATCACAGAGCTTTAAAGCAAAGTGCTACCCGCCCCACACTCCCTCTGTGGCCAAAGGCGGGAcctgagaggcagagggagagagggaaagagagacacgAGGTGTTTTCACttcttctctctgctcctctcctctgggAATGTTCAAACAAGTCTGGCTctcacctctgacccctcctccCATgctccctgccccgccccgcccacCCCTGACCCCGCCCTGACCCGACCCTGCCTCCCGGCCTCTGGAATGTGTTTCTTAGTTGACCACAGCCGGCTTCAGCACCGCCGGCCCCGGGGGAATGACCACCCAGGACAGGGGGTCGTGGCCGCCCCCGCCGGACAGGTTGAGCACGGCCCCCCGCAGcccctccagcccctccctgtcctcatcccccgcccccccggccCGGCCCCGCCCAGCGCGGCCGTGACCCCGCCTCCCCGCACTCAGGGCCGCCGCCGCGGGCAGGCCAAGGGCGGACGAGGCGAAGGCAGGCGACAGGAGCGGTGACTTGGCCAGCCCCAGGGCACCCCCGCCACCGAGCGAGAAGAAAGGGGCCCCGCCCAGCCCCGAGACGGGATGGGCGGCGGCCAAAGCGCTCAGGTCCAGCGGCCGGGGGCCCAGGTGGGCAAGGGGCAGGCCGCCACCCAGGCCCTGCAAGGCGTGACCCCCGAGcagcgccgccgccgccgccgcccccgGGATGACGATGTGGGCGCCGCTGACGTAGCCTAGCTCTGCCCCTTTGctccccccagccccgcccccgcccacCCCCGCCTTCAGCAGCACCCCTGCGGCCTCGTGCGGGGCAGGGTCCTGCGCCACGAAGTGGCCGTGCGCCTTGATGTGCTTGCGCAGGGAGCTGGGGTCGGTGTAGCGCTTCAGGCAGCCCACCATCTTGCAGTAGTAAGGCTTGTCCACGtagtgcgtgcgcgtgtgcttGAAGCGGTCGCTGGAGTTGGAGTACCGCTTGTTGCAGCCCTCGTACGGGCAGATGTATGGCTTCTCTCctgagggcgggggggggggggggggggggtggggggcagggaaggaggggtgggggagtcAATGCAGGAGAACAGCGGGGAGAGGTAGACTATCAACGTATGTGTTACTGACGGTCCCTCTTTGAAAGTTTGTGTGGACTTGTATGCCAGCAGTTGCAGTCAGACTAACCTGTGTGTGAGCGGTTTCAGGTGTGGTTATTATAACCTGCCTGTTAGCGGTTGCGGTCACACTGACctgtgtgtgaggggtttgCGGTTGTGGTTACTGTAACCTGTCTGTGAGCGGTTGCGGTCACACTGACCTATGTGTGGGCGGTTGCAGTCGCACTGACCTGTGTGTGAGCGGTTGTGGATCTTGAGGTTCTCCAGGCGGGAGAAGCTCTTGTTGCAGGTGGGGCAGCGGTGGGGTTTCTCATTGGTGTGCGTGCGGATGTGGATCAGCATCTTGTACCTacagaacaaaggaaaaaacacacacacctctgagtctgacagacatacacatatacacacacacacacacacacacacacacacacctgagtctgacagacatacacacacacatacacctgaatctgacagatatacacacacacacatgcacacacacacacacacacacctgaatttaaaacacacacacacaaacacagctagATCTGACAACCATTTACTCTTttagtgatggggacactgtgctgcaggaggTGTCTTAACTCAGATAAGACATGTAAACAGGattctgactcactgtggtcatcaCAGCTCTCACGGCACCTGTTGTAATGAGTATATGTCCCTTGGCCATCCATCATCCATCTCTCAATCCAATTACGCAACTAAATCGCCTAAATAGATATCCTGGAAGTCATGTGTGCTGAGCTCATGAgtcaaacagctgctgtttatCACTCAGGTGAATGTTACACAGTGGGCGAAAAGAGCTCTGAAGAGCTTGGAGAGCCTTGGACCAAAAGATCTTTCTATGCCCGCAACTCAGCAACTGAAACTTCTAGGAGGTCAGAGCCCGCCTACCTGGCATTGAAACCCCGCCCATTGCGGGCACACCCCTCCCAGTGGCAGCAGTACCCAGAATCCTTTT
This genomic stretch from Megalops cyprinoides isolate fMegCyp1 chromosome 1, fMegCyp1.pri, whole genome shotgun sequence harbors:
- the LOC118790331 gene encoding zinc finger protein GLIS2-like, with translation MLSLDEPLDLKLPQGRGGRQDRALGTPPSICAPLNAARARQLRMAEDGTVVIVPSSQASNHTGVPAHSPEKVEPPTPPPVDLSLSPASRHAPSPSEMSDGSGASSLLSRDSAHVRYLDGGASSQAFQFFLPIGAGGGFHLPSSMFIGQPKEKRASPELSVDDQLACRWMKCHLLFDSLQDLVDHVNDFHVKPEKDSGYCCHWEGCARNGRGFNARYKMLIHIRTHTNEKPHRCPTCNKSFSRLENLKIHNRSHTGEKPYICPYEGCNKRYSNSSDRFKHTRTHYVDKPYYCKMVGCLKRYTDPSSLRKHIKAHGHFVAQDPAPHEAAGVLLKAGVGGGGAGGSKGAELGYVSGAHIVIPGAAAAAALLGGHALQGLGGGLPLAHLGPRPLDLSALAAAHPVSGLGGAPFFSLGGGGALGLAKSPLLSPAFASSALGLPAAAALSAGRRGHGRAGRGRAGGAGDEDREGLEGLRGAVLNLSGGGGHDPLSWVVIPPGPAVLKPAVVN